A part of Variovorax sp. HW608 genomic DNA contains:
- the mutL gene encoding DNA mismatch repair endonuclease MutL, which yields MSALPSSADPATRRPIRELADELISQIAAGEVVERPASVIRELLDNALDAGARQITVRLSAGGVRLISVEDDGTGLPRDELPLALRRHATSKIASLHDLETVGTMGFRGEALAAINAIAELSIQSRFAGADGAFALDGRTGELRPVARATGTTVEVRELFFATPARRKFLKTDATELAHCIEAVRRHALARPDVGFSIWHEGRLVEQWRTAATLEQRLADTLGDDFVKHGVVVDHAAGPVRVTGRAGIPDAARSRADQQFFYVNGRFVRDKVLAHAVRSAYEDVLHGQRQPVYALYLEIDPARVDVNVHPTKIEVRFRDSREVHQAVRHAIENALAAPRAGDAAAAPAEPFFKPRALPQAASWTQPAIPFASERGLGDAAAMWPAYRDKSATPVSLPTSDTRAAPASAPLAPSAFAPAAQVPPGIGTAAEGSWPLGRALAQLQGVYILAENSQGLVIVDMHAAHERIVYERLKTQLDGAAIASQPLLIPATFAATPQEVATAEACAAVLPSLGLEISPFSPRTLAVRAVPSTLAEGDPVELARSVLAELAQHDASTVVQRAQNELLSTMACHGAVRANRKLTIDEMNALLRQMEATERSDQCNHGRPTWRQLSVRELDALFMRGR from the coding sequence GTGAGCGCACTCCCCTCTTCCGCAGACCCTGCCACGCGGCGCCCGATCCGCGAGCTTGCCGACGAACTGATCAGCCAGATCGCGGCCGGCGAAGTGGTGGAGCGCCCTGCGTCGGTGATCCGCGAGCTGCTCGACAACGCGCTCGACGCCGGCGCGCGGCAGATCACGGTGCGGCTCTCCGCGGGCGGTGTTCGCCTGATCTCGGTCGAGGACGACGGCACGGGCCTGCCGCGCGATGAGCTTCCGCTGGCGCTGCGCCGCCACGCGACAAGCAAGATCGCAAGCCTGCACGACCTCGAGACCGTCGGCACGATGGGCTTTCGCGGCGAGGCGCTCGCGGCGATCAACGCGATCGCCGAACTCAGCATCCAGTCGCGCTTCGCCGGCGCCGACGGCGCCTTCGCGCTCGATGGCCGCACCGGCGAGTTGCGTCCCGTGGCGCGCGCGACCGGCACCACGGTCGAAGTGCGCGAACTCTTCTTCGCGACACCCGCGCGCCGCAAGTTCCTGAAGACCGATGCGACGGAACTCGCGCACTGCATCGAGGCCGTGCGCCGCCACGCGCTCGCGCGGCCCGATGTCGGCTTCTCGATCTGGCACGAAGGCCGATTGGTCGAACAATGGCGCACGGCGGCCACGCTGGAGCAGCGGCTGGCCGACACGCTCGGCGACGACTTCGTGAAGCACGGCGTGGTGGTCGATCACGCGGCCGGCCCGGTGCGCGTCACCGGCCGCGCGGGCATCCCCGATGCGGCGCGGTCGCGCGCCGACCAGCAGTTCTTCTACGTGAACGGGCGCTTCGTTCGCGACAAGGTGCTCGCCCACGCGGTGCGCAGCGCCTACGAGGACGTCCTGCACGGCCAGCGCCAGCCGGTGTATGCGCTCTACCTCGAGATCGATCCGGCGCGCGTCGATGTCAACGTGCATCCGACCAAGATCGAAGTGCGCTTCCGCGACAGCCGCGAAGTGCATCAGGCGGTGCGCCATGCCATCGAGAACGCACTCGCGGCGCCGCGCGCCGGCGATGCGGCTGCTGCGCCTGCCGAGCCCTTCTTCAAGCCGCGCGCCTTGCCCCAAGCGGCTTCTTGGACGCAACCCGCGATTCCGTTCGCGTCCGAACGCGGCCTCGGCGATGCGGCGGCGATGTGGCCCGCCTACCGCGACAAATCGGCGACGCCGGTTTCGCTGCCGACATCGGACACCCGCGCAGCGCCCGCGAGCGCACCCCTCGCGCCGTCTGCATTCGCGCCGGCAGCGCAAGTCCCGCCCGGCATCGGCACGGCCGCGGAGGGAAGCTGGCCCCTGGGCCGCGCGCTCGCGCAACTGCAGGGCGTCTACATCCTCGCGGAGAACAGCCAGGGCCTCGTGATCGTCGACATGCACGCGGCGCACGAACGCATCGTCTACGAACGGCTGAAGACGCAGCTCGACGGCGCGGCGATCGCGAGCCAGCCGCTGCTGATTCCCGCCACCTTCGCGGCGACGCCACAGGAAGTCGCGACCGCGGAAGCATGTGCCGCGGTGCTGCCCTCGCTGGGACTCGAAATATCGCCGTTCTCGCCGCGCACCCTCGCGGTGCGTGCCGTGCCCAGCACGCTGGCGGAGGGCGATCCGGTCGAGCTCGCGCGCAGCGTGCTCGCCGAGCTGGCCCAGCACGATGCCAGCACCGTGGTGCAGCGCGCGCAGAACGAGCTGCTCTCGACCATGGCCTGCCACGGCGCGGTGCGCGCCAACCGCAAGCTGACCATCGACGAGATGAACGCGCTGTTGCGCCAGATGGAAGCCACCGAACGCTCCGACCAGTGCAACCACGGGCGGCCGACATGGCGCCAACTGTCGGTCCGCGAGCTCGACGCGCTCTTCATGCGCGGTCGCTGA
- a CDS encoding DedA family protein codes for MEIISFLVDFILHIDKHLEAFVAAYGVWVYGLLFLIVFVETGLVVMPFLPGDSLLFIVGALSGAGLMNVGLAVPILLAAAVLGDQCNYSIGRYFGPKVFQWESSRFFNRKAFDQAHAFYERYGAITIVLARFMPFIRTFAPFVAGVAEMTRGRFTLFNVVGGLIWVLGITTAGYFFGNLPLVREHLEKIIWGLILIPGLIAIFGAWRGSRSASAAR; via the coding sequence ATGGAAATCATCAGCTTTCTCGTCGATTTCATCCTCCATATCGACAAGCATCTCGAAGCCTTCGTTGCGGCCTACGGCGTCTGGGTCTACGGCCTCCTGTTCCTCATCGTGTTCGTCGAAACGGGGCTCGTCGTGATGCCCTTCCTGCCCGGCGATTCGCTCCTCTTCATCGTCGGCGCGTTGAGCGGCGCGGGGCTGATGAACGTCGGGCTCGCGGTGCCGATCCTGCTCGCGGCCGCGGTCCTCGGCGACCAGTGCAACTACAGCATCGGCCGCTACTTCGGGCCGAAGGTGTTCCAGTGGGAGAGCTCGCGCTTCTTCAACCGCAAGGCCTTCGACCAGGCGCATGCGTTCTACGAGCGCTATGGCGCCATCACGATCGTGCTCGCGCGCTTCATGCCGTTCATCCGCACCTTCGCGCCTTTCGTGGCCGGCGTGGCCGAGATGACGCGCGGCAGGTTCACCTTGTTCAACGTCGTGGGCGGCTTGATCTGGGTGCTGGGCATCACGACCGCGGGCTACTTCTTCGGCAACCTGCCGCTGGTGCGCGAGCATCTGGAGAAGATCATCTGGGGCCTGATCCTCATCCCCGGATTGATCGCGATCTTCGGTGCATGGCGCGGCTCGCGCAGTGCTTCCGCAGCGCGCTGA
- a CDS encoding glycine zipper 2TM domain-containing protein encodes MKTRLWITAAAATAILTLAGCAAGPNEQLGTAGGAVGGAVIGHAIGGNTASTVGGAAVGGLIGNQVGRSADQRNYYYGRDYYPSNSYYPNNGPRY; translated from the coding sequence ATGAAGACGAGACTTTGGATCACGGCTGCGGCTGCCACTGCGATCTTGACCTTGGCAGGCTGCGCCGCAGGACCGAACGAGCAGTTGGGCACGGCAGGCGGCGCAGTGGGCGGCGCGGTGATCGGCCACGCGATCGGCGGCAACACCGCATCGACGGTGGGCGGCGCGGCAGTCGGTGGCTTGATCGGCAACCAGGTCGGCCGCAGCGCCGACCAACGCAACTACTACTACGGCCGGGACTACTACCCGAGCAACAGCTACTACCCGAACAACGGACCTCGTTACTGA
- a CDS encoding ornithine cyclodeaminase — protein sequence MTRFIDVPTMSRLIQDVGVIPFIGELSDVIREDFIRWADFDKSARLASHSDIGVIELMPVSSAKTYAFKYVNGHPSNTAKGLYTVMAFGVLAEVDTGYPVLLSELTVATALRTCATSLMAARALARPDARRMALIGNGAQSEFQALAFHAHLGIDEIAVYDVDPRATDKLVRNLSVYPQLKLIRSASTAEAVRGADIVTTVTADKTYATILTPDMIEPGMHINAIGGDCPGKTELHVDVLRHARVFVEYEPQTRIEGDIQQLPKDFPVIDLWRVLAGIEAGRQHPSQVTVFDSVGFALEDYSTLRYVFDQAMSRDMGVDVELVPAADDPKDLFRYTRPGASRAVMRRVA from the coding sequence ATGACCCGCTTCATCGATGTCCCCACCATGTCCCGCCTGATCCAGGACGTCGGCGTGATCCCGTTCATCGGCGAGCTCTCCGACGTGATCCGCGAGGACTTCATCCGCTGGGCCGACTTCGACAAATCGGCCCGCCTGGCGAGCCACTCCGACATCGGCGTGATCGAGCTGATGCCGGTCTCCAGCGCCAAGACCTATGCCTTCAAGTACGTCAACGGCCACCCGAGCAACACCGCGAAGGGCCTCTACACGGTGATGGCCTTCGGGGTGCTGGCGGAAGTGGACACCGGCTATCCGGTGCTGCTGTCCGAGCTCACCGTCGCGACCGCGCTGCGCACCTGCGCGACCTCGCTGATGGCGGCGCGCGCGCTCGCACGGCCCGACGCGCGGCGCATGGCGCTGATCGGCAACGGCGCGCAGAGCGAGTTCCAGGCGCTCGCCTTCCATGCGCATCTGGGCATCGACGAGATCGCGGTCTACGACGTCGATCCGCGCGCCACGGACAAGCTGGTTCGCAACCTCTCGGTCTATCCGCAGCTGAAGCTGATCCGCTCTGCATCGACCGCCGAAGCGGTGCGCGGCGCCGACATCGTGACCACGGTCACCGCCGACAAGACCTACGCCACCATCCTCACGCCCGACATGATCGAGCCGGGCATGCACATCAACGCGATCGGCGGCGACTGCCCCGGCAAGACCGAACTGCACGTGGACGTGCTGCGCCATGCGCGCGTGTTCGTCGAGTACGAGCCGCAGACGCGCATCGAAGGCGACATCCAGCAGTTGCCGAAGGACTTCCCGGTGATCGACCTGTGGCGCGTGCTTGCCGGCATCGAAGCGGGCCGCCAGCATCCATCGCAGGTCACCGTGTTCGACTCGGTGGGCTTCGCGCTCGAGGACTATTCCACCTTGCGCTACGTGTTCGACCAGGCCATGTCGCGCGACATGGGCGTCGACGTCGAACTCGTGCCGGCGGCCGACGACCCGAAGGACCTGTTTCGATACACCCGCCCCGGCGCTTCGCGCGCAGTGATGCGCCGCGTGGCCTGA
- a CDS encoding Lrp/AsnC family transcriptional regulator → MDDIDRQLIALLRDNARLSVVALAQKLRVARATVQNRIAKLEAEGTIVGYTVRLRPDAEAYRIRAMMSIEVDGPNGDEVRRALRGHPNVITLHSTNGRWDLLAELRADTLEAFDRVLTAIRSIPGISNSETSILLSTYKL, encoded by the coding sequence ATGGACGACATCGACCGTCAGCTCATCGCGCTCCTCAGGGACAACGCCCGCCTGTCGGTGGTGGCGCTGGCGCAGAAGCTGCGCGTGGCGCGCGCGACAGTGCAGAACCGCATCGCGAAGCTGGAGGCCGAGGGCACCATCGTCGGCTACACGGTGCGCCTGCGGCCCGATGCGGAGGCCTACCGCATCCGCGCGATGATGAGCATCGAGGTCGACGGCCCCAACGGCGACGAGGTGCGCCGCGCGCTGCGGGGCCATCCGAACGTGATCACGCTGCATTCCACCAACGGCCGCTGGGACCTCTTGGCCGAGTTGCGCGCGGACACGCTCGAAGCCTTCGACCGCGTTCTGACCGCGATCCGCTCGATCCCCGGGATCTCGAACAGCGAGACCAGCATCCTGCTGTCGACCTACAAGCTCTGA
- a CDS encoding metal ABC transporter permease has translation MNWSSLDAGILGPALIAGLLVLATHVPLGMQVLDRGIVFIDLAIAQIAGLGVIAADAFGMPEGGVAVQAAAVTAALLGAWLLTWTERRAPQQQEALIGVMFILAACAGILLLASNPHGGEHLKDLLVGQILWVNKTQLLWLGGISAVLLVAMRLGWIARLGRFGFYAAFALAVTASVQLVGVYLVFSSLIIPALGTRAHDGARRLRIAYVVGALGYALGLALSALFDLPSGAVIVWTLAACALAGALVLRPRLVQSL, from the coding sequence GTGAACTGGAGCTCGCTCGACGCCGGCATCCTCGGCCCGGCGCTGATCGCCGGCCTGCTGGTGCTCGCCACGCACGTGCCGCTGGGCATGCAGGTGCTGGACCGGGGCATCGTGTTCATCGACCTCGCGATCGCCCAGATCGCGGGCCTCGGCGTGATCGCCGCCGACGCCTTCGGCATGCCCGAGGGCGGCGTCGCGGTGCAGGCGGCGGCCGTCACCGCGGCGCTGCTCGGCGCCTGGCTGCTCACGTGGACCGAACGCCGCGCACCGCAGCAGCAGGAGGCGCTGATCGGCGTGATGTTCATCCTCGCGGCCTGCGCCGGCATCCTGCTGCTGGCGAGCAATCCGCACGGCGGCGAGCATCTGAAGGACCTGCTGGTCGGCCAGATCCTGTGGGTCAACAAGACGCAACTGCTGTGGCTCGGCGGCATCTCCGCCGTGCTGCTGGTCGCGATGCGGCTCGGATGGATCGCGCGGCTGGGCCGCTTCGGCTTCTACGCGGCCTTCGCGCTCGCGGTGACGGCCTCGGTGCAGCTCGTCGGCGTGTACCTCGTGTTCTCGAGCCTCATCATCCCGGCGCTCGGCACCCGGGCGCACGACGGGGCGCGGCGGCTGCGCATCGCCTACGTCGTGGGCGCGCTGGGCTACGCGCTCGGGCTCGCGCTGTCGGCGCTGTTCGACCTGCCTTCGGGCGCGGTGATCGTGTGGACCCTCGCGGCCTGCGCGCTCGCGGGCGCGCTGGTGCTGCGGCCGCGCCTCGTTCAGAGCTTGTAG
- a CDS encoding metal ABC transporter substrate-binding protein, translated as MNYRSRLPLIALLAAPLMLLAAPAQAALRVFACEPEWGALAQELGGNLVDVSVATNALQDPHQIQAKPSLIARARSADLVVCTGAELEIGWLPVLLQQSGNAKVQPGQPGNFAAADFVRKLEVPTQVDRSQGDVHAAGNPHIQTDPRNIALVATALGKRLAQVDPGNAAEYAKRGADFGQRWQQAMARWSTQAAPLKGAPVVSQHNAFVYLYDWLGMKEVAVLEPKPGVEPTASHLQEVQATLKGTPAKMVIYAAYQDSRPSDWLSKNAGTPAVKLPFTVGGTDGAKDLFGLFDDTLARLLGAGTKS; from the coding sequence ATGAACTACCGCTCTCGCCTTCCCCTCATCGCCCTGCTGGCCGCACCGCTGATGCTGCTGGCCGCGCCCGCGCAGGCTGCGCTGCGCGTCTTCGCCTGCGAGCCCGAATGGGGCGCGCTCGCGCAGGAGCTCGGCGGCAATCTCGTCGACGTCTCGGTCGCGACCAATGCGCTGCAGGACCCGCACCAGATCCAGGCCAAGCCGAGCCTGATCGCCCGCGCGCGCAGCGCCGACCTCGTGGTCTGCACCGGCGCCGAGCTGGAGATCGGCTGGCTGCCGGTGCTGCTGCAGCAGTCGGGCAACGCGAAGGTGCAGCCCGGCCAGCCAGGCAACTTCGCCGCTGCCGACTTCGTGCGCAAGCTCGAAGTGCCGACGCAGGTCGACCGCTCGCAGGGCGACGTGCACGCGGCGGGCAACCCGCACATCCAGACCGATCCGCGCAACATCGCGCTGGTCGCGACCGCGCTCGGCAAGCGGCTTGCGCAGGTCGATCCGGGCAACGCGGCCGAGTACGCGAAGCGCGGCGCCGACTTCGGCCAGCGCTGGCAGCAGGCGATGGCGCGCTGGAGCACGCAAGCCGCGCCGCTCAAGGGCGCGCCCGTCGTCTCGCAGCACAACGCCTTCGTCTATCTCTACGACTGGCTCGGCATGAAGGAGGTCGCGGTGCTGGAGCCCAAGCCCGGCGTCGAGCCCACGGCCTCGCATCTGCAGGAGGTGCAGGCGACGCTCAAGGGCACGCCCGCGAAGATGGTGATCTACGCCGCCTACCAGGACTCGCGGCCCTCGGACTGGCTCAGCAAGAACGCGGGCACCCCGGCGGTCAAGCTGCCCTTCACCGTGGGCGGCACCGACGGCGCGAAGGACCTGTTCGGCCTCTTCGACGACACGCTCGCGCGGCTGCTCGGCGCCGGGACGAAGTCGTGA
- a CDS encoding porin → MQFLSRAGLVLALAMPLGALAEPTSSDVDALRREIQSMRADYEARLQALEQRVKAAEAAAAQPPAGASTGGTASAAAAPLAPPPPAAAAVASTAGGGGGANSFNPALSLILSGAYTRTSQDPANYAITGFPLPPNAEIGPGTRGFSLSESELGFSASIDPWLRGAANIALNPDNSVSVEEAFIQTTSLDNGFSLKAGRFFSGIGYLNSQHSHTWDFVDNPLAYQAMLGTQYGDDGLQLTWIAPIDHYIELGAEIGRGRTFPGSDSSSNGAGMTALTLHTGGDIGDSSNWRAGVSVLNAKANNQALVSTNAAGATVNDIFNGDTRVWVLDGVWKWAPNGNATRTNFKLQGEYLHSTRNGNLLYDVGNTDAFGDYRVAQSGWYVQGVYQFMPRWRVGLRTERLDPGTPSFGLASTALFSDYRPRKNSIMVDFSPSEFSRIRLQFAQDRAREGFTDNQITLQYQMSLGAHGAHNY, encoded by the coding sequence ATGCAATTCCTTTCCCGGGCCGGCCTCGTGCTGGCCCTGGCCATGCCGCTCGGCGCACTGGCCGAACCCACGTCCTCCGACGTCGACGCGCTTCGACGGGAGATCCAATCCATGCGCGCCGACTACGAAGCGCGCCTGCAGGCGCTCGAACAGCGCGTCAAGGCGGCCGAGGCCGCCGCGGCGCAGCCGCCCGCCGGCGCCAGTACGGGCGGCACCGCCAGCGCCGCGGCCGCACCGCTCGCCCCCCCACCACCCGCCGCGGCGGCCGTCGCTTCGACGGCTGGCGGTGGCGGTGGCGCGAACTCCTTCAATCCCGCGCTGTCGCTGATCCTCTCGGGTGCCTACACGCGCACGTCGCAGGACCCGGCGAACTACGCGATCACCGGCTTCCCGCTGCCGCCGAACGCAGAGATCGGGCCCGGCACCCGCGGCTTCAGCCTCTCGGAATCGGAGCTCGGCTTCTCGGCCAGCATCGACCCCTGGCTGCGCGGTGCGGCCAACATCGCGCTCAATCCGGACAACTCCGTGTCGGTCGAGGAAGCCTTCATCCAGACGACCTCGCTCGACAACGGGTTCTCGCTCAAAGCGGGCCGCTTCTTCTCGGGCATCGGCTATCTCAATTCGCAGCATTCCCACACCTGGGACTTCGTCGACAACCCGCTTGCCTACCAGGCGATGCTCGGCACGCAGTACGGCGACGACGGCCTGCAGCTGACCTGGATCGCGCCGATCGACCACTACATCGAGCTCGGCGCCGAGATCGGCCGGGGCCGCACCTTTCCGGGCAGCGATTCGAGCAGCAACGGCGCCGGCATGACCGCGCTGACCTTGCATACCGGTGGCGACATCGGCGACAGCAGCAACTGGCGCGCGGGCGTCTCGGTGCTCAACGCCAAGGCGAACAACCAGGCCCTGGTCTCGACGAACGCGGCGGGCGCGACGGTGAACGACATCTTCAACGGCGACACCCGCGTGTGGGTGCTCGATGGCGTGTGGAAGTGGGCACCCAACGGCAACGCCACGCGGACCAACTTCAAGCTGCAGGGCGAATACCTGCACAGCACGCGCAACGGCAACCTGCTCTACGACGTCGGCAACACCGATGCCTTCGGCGACTATCGCGTGGCGCAATCGGGCTGGTACGTGCAGGGCGTCTACCAGTTCATGCCGCGCTGGCGCGTCGGCCTGCGCACCGAAAGGCTCGACCCCGGCACGCCGAGCTTCGGGCTCGCCTCCACCGCACTGTTCAGCGACTACCGGCCGCGCAAGAACTCGATCATGGTCGACTTCAGCCCGAGCGAGTTCTCGCGCATCCGGCTGCAGTTCGCGCAGGACCGCGCGCGCGAAGGCTTCACCGACAACCAGATCACCCTGCAATACCAGATGAGCCTCGGCGCCCACGGCGCCCACAACTACTGA
- a CDS encoding c-type cytochrome, with the protein MATAVALAAGAAVPAFAAPDVARGEEIYARCMACHALASDRVGPRHCGLFGRRAGSIPGYPYSDAMKNSRIVWNDKTLDRFLANPPATVPGTTMTYAGVADPAERADLIAYLRHANETPACGSRAEASRSATR; encoded by the coding sequence ATGGCGACGGCGGTCGCGCTGGCCGCCGGCGCGGCCGTGCCTGCGTTCGCGGCACCGGACGTGGCGCGCGGCGAAGAGATCTACGCGCGATGCATGGCCTGCCACGCACTCGCCAGCGACCGCGTCGGCCCGCGGCATTGCGGACTCTTCGGCCGGCGCGCGGGCAGCATCCCGGGCTACCCCTACTCGGATGCGATGAAGAACTCGCGCATCGTGTGGAACGACAAGACGCTGGACCGCTTTCTCGCGAATCCGCCCGCCACCGTGCCCGGCACCACGATGACCTATGCCGGGGTCGCCGACCCTGCCGAGCGCGCCGACCTGATCGCGTACCTTCGGCACGCCAATGAGACCCCGGCCTGCGGAAGCCGCGCCGAAGCCAGCCGCAGCGCCACTCGCTAA
- a CDS encoding ferritin-like domain-containing protein, with translation MSFFRMPTTAAARRLFLGQTGLVLSGTAVALLAGDHALAAKAGGDGANDVRILNTALGAELEAVAAYQLGAESKLLEKPVLDLATTFQGHHRQHAELLAATISKLGGKPVTAKSKYDFPAEQLKSQADVLRFAAKLEQGAVSAYLGAVPLFHERDLSKAAASILGDEAMHWAVLRQAVGEPPVPAAFVS, from the coding sequence ATGTCGTTCTTCCGGATGCCAACGACCGCCGCCGCGCGGCGTCTCTTTCTCGGCCAGACGGGGCTCGTGCTCTCCGGCACGGCAGTCGCGCTGCTGGCCGGCGACCATGCGCTCGCGGCCAAGGCCGGTGGCGACGGCGCCAACGACGTGCGCATCCTCAACACCGCGCTGGGCGCGGAGCTCGAGGCCGTCGCGGCCTATCAGCTCGGCGCCGAAAGCAAGCTGCTCGAGAAACCGGTGCTCGACCTGGCGACCACCTTCCAGGGCCATCACAGGCAGCATGCGGAACTGCTCGCCGCGACCATCTCGAAGCTGGGCGGCAAACCCGTCACGGCCAAGTCGAAATACGACTTTCCGGCCGAGCAGCTCAAGTCGCAGGCCGACGTGCTGCGCTTCGCGGCGAAGCTCGAACAGGGGGCGGTCAGCGCCTACCTGGGCGCGGTGCCGCTGTTCCACGAGCGCGATCTCTCGAAGGCGGCCGCCAGCATCCTCGGCGACGAGGCGATGCACTGGGCCGTGCTGCGCCAGGCCGTGGGCGAGCCGCCCGTTCCTGCGGCTTTCGTGTCGTGA
- a CDS encoding RNA polymerase sigma factor: MSHIASTPTPSCPPSPQDSDAGLAVRAAGGEGQAFALIMRRHNQLLFRTARSILRNDDEAEDALQEAYLRAWRAIGSFREEARLSTWLARIVINEALARLRRHGAQVIPLDSAIDAAADTGEPWEEADPDLQPERMAMRQEIRNLIERRIDRLPEAYRTVFMLRAVQEMSVSETAEALQLNEATVRTRFLRARGMLREHLSRDIDLALGDAFSFAGARCDRIVAGVLARIDPTHH; this comes from the coding sequence ATGTCACACATCGCATCCACTCCCACACCTTCATGCCCGCCCTCGCCGCAGGACTCCGATGCCGGGCTCGCGGTCCGCGCCGCCGGCGGCGAAGGGCAGGCCTTCGCGCTCATCATGCGGCGGCACAACCAGCTGCTGTTCCGCACCGCACGCAGCATCCTGCGGAACGACGACGAAGCGGAGGACGCTCTGCAGGAAGCGTACCTGCGCGCCTGGCGCGCGATCGGCAGCTTCCGCGAGGAGGCCCGCCTCTCGACCTGGCTCGCGCGCATCGTCATCAACGAAGCCCTCGCGCGCCTGCGCCGCCATGGCGCCCAGGTGATCCCGCTCGACAGCGCGATCGATGCCGCCGCCGATACCGGCGAGCCATGGGAGGAAGCCGATCCCGACCTTCAACCGGAGCGCATGGCCATGCGGCAGGAAATCCGAAACCTCATCGAGCGCCGCATCGACCGGCTGCCCGAGGCCTACCGCACCGTGTTCATGCTGCGCGCGGTCCAGGAGATGAGCGTTTCGGAAACCGCCGAGGCGCTCCAGCTCAACGAGGCCACGGTGCGTACGCGCTTCCTGCGTGCGCGCGGCATGCTGCGCGAGCACCTTTCGCGCGACATCGACCTTGCGCTCGGCGACGCCTTCTCGTTCGCCGGCGCACGCTGCGACCGCATCGTGGCCGGCGTGCTCGCAAGAATTGACCCGACCCACCACTGA